A window of Micromonas commoda chromosome 13, complete sequence contains these coding sequences:
- a CDS encoding predicted protein, protein MSRQLPVGWEERRNNLSERDMMLGAAAAGTFSSKGIIANAYEDGTEHHKTSEEVEAFWMKQIEKERAEAAAAGEKRTPGSLPWGFEHRAKVRDAEAKAYAAAAATTTTARAQKSDGPPAPIAFASADRHSQPTTMTTTGSDAAPDDATTTTTTGSSTAEVALVRVTTHAMEQLAAALTAKPTRLDADDRAKFAAAMKRCMDAVMHCR, encoded by the exons ATGTCCAGACAGCTCCCCGTCGGATGGGAAGAGAGGCGCAATAACCTCAGCGAACGCGATATGATGCTg ggcgccgccgcggccggtaCGTTTTCGTCCAAGGGAATCATCGCCAACGCCTACGAAGACGGCACCGAGCACCACAAGACCagcgaggaggtggaggcctTCTGGATGAAGCAGATCGAGAAGGAAcgagccgaggcggcggcggctggagAGAAACGGACGCCGGGATCGCTGCCGTGGGGGTTCGAGCACAGGGCGAAggtgagggacgcggaggcgaaggcgtacgccgccgccgccgcgaccacgACCACCGCGCGGGCCCAGAAATCGGACGGGCCCCCGGCGCCAATCGCATTCGCATCGGCGGACAGACACTCacagccgacgacgatgacgacgacgggctcggacgccgcgcccgacgacgcgacgacgacgacgacgacgggttcgagcacggcggaggtggcgctcgtgagggtgacgacgcacgcgatggagcagctcgcggcggcgctgacggccAAGCCCACGCGACTCGACGCGGATGACAGGGCAaagttcgcggcggcgatgaagcgGTGCATGGACGCGGTGATGCACTGCAGGTAg
- a CDS encoding predicted protein gives MSYSFATGGPEYLLGVNNAFETPLAAAFIGYYGCCCGDTWSSELGVLSRKMPRLITTGKECKPGTNGGVTTLGLVASAAGGFAVGFAFWCGGLFVPVVTGNVTLALQFAAQWPVLVIGLGAGLVGSLMDSLLGATIQFSGYCSERRRMVSKPGPTVTKTSGLNFLSNSAVNFVTASLCALILYYGTIFAGIPR, from the coding sequence ATGTCCTATTCGTTCGCCACCGGCGGGCCGGAGTACCTGCTGGGCGTGAACAACGCGTTCGagacgccgctcgccgccgcgttcatcggGTACTacggctgctgctgcggaGACACGTGGAGCAGCGAGCTCGGGGTGCTGTCTCGAAAGATGCCGCGGCTCATCACCACGGGGAAAGAGTGCAAGCCCGGGACGAACGGCGGGGTGACGACGCTCGGGTtagtcgcgagcgcggcgggggggttCGCCGTAGGGTTCGCCTTTTGGTGCGGGGGCTTGTTCGTGCCCGTCGTCACCGGCAACgtgacgctcgcgctgcagTTCGCCGCGCAGTGGCCGGTGCTCGTCATAGGCCTGGGCGCCGGGCTCGTGGGCTCGCTCATGGACTCGTTGCTCGGGGCGACGATCCAGTTCAGCGGGTACTGCTcggagcggcgacggatgGTGAGCAAGCCGGGGCCCACCGTGACGAAGACGAGCGGGTTGAACTTTCTCAGCAACAGCGCCGTCAATttcgtcaccgcgtcgctctGCGCGCTGATACTGTACTACGGGACGATCTTCGCGGGCATTCCCAGGTGA
- a CDS encoding predicted protein produces MKLTFKYLDIKGLGEPIRLALTVGGLPFEDVRLSYDDVVALKGVAGDLTKHNGSPFGQVPVLEIDGRPFGQSGALLRWVGRECGLYPSGMKQLRVDMVEDTLADVRRVMAPNWYKNAMARKPKDGKLPRSTMLSEQQVSSVRWMVQEEYLPERMWQIERLLMEEKDPDANGWFVCGKELSIADLSLYVMLEGLLGICPKANTYCKGITAEKALMHCPRLVRLIKEVANHPKIAAWNKEKWGEHYDEGMGGVTADLHFQRLGLNLRPKPKTEPKKQAEPVNPLKFLLIVALYVVFMILVVQFILPGRTGGFNTPKAGQARRSALGGGEL; encoded by the coding sequence ATGAAGCTCACGTTCAAGTATCTGGACATCAAGGGCCTCGGGGAGCCCATCCGATTGGCGCTGACGGTAGGTGGATTGCCCTTCGAGGACGTGCGACTCTCctacgacgacgtcgtggcgctcaagggcgtcgcgggagacCTCACCAAGCACAACGGATCGCCGTTCGGGCAGGTGCCCGTGTTGGAGATCGACGGGCGCCCGTTCGGTCAGTCCGGCGCGCTGCTTCGATGGGTCGGGCGCGAGTGCGGGCTCTACCCGAGCGGGATGAAGCAGCTGCGCGTGGACATGGTGGAGGACACACTGGCTGATGTCCGCCGGGTCATGGCGCCCAACTGGTACAAGAACGCGATGGCTCGGAAGCCGAAGGACGGCAAGCTCCCCAGGTCTACCATGCTCAGCGAGCAGCAGGTATCGTCGGTGCGGTGGATGGTGCAGGAGGAGTACCTGCCCGAGAGGATGTGGCAGATCGAGCGCCTGCTGATGGAGGAGAAGgaccccgacgcgaacgggtgGTTCGTCTGCGGCAAGGAGCTCTCCATCGCGGACCTCTCGCTCTACGTCATGCTGGAGGGCCTGCTGGGCATTTGTCCGAAGGCCAACACGTACTGCAAGGGGATcaccgcggagaaggcgctgaTGCACTGCCCGCGGCTGGTGCGGCTCATCAAGGAGGTCGCCAATCATCCCAAGATCGCGGCGTGGAACAAGGAAAAGTGGGGCGAGCACTACGACGAGGGGATgggcggcgtcaccgcggatCTGCACTTTCAGAGACTGGGGTTGAACCTGAGGCCCAAGCCGAAGACCGAGCCCAAGAAGCAGGCGGAGCCGGTCAACCCGCTCAAGTTTCTGTTGATCGTCGCGCTTTACGTGGTGTTCATGATCCTGGTGGTGCAGTTCATCCTCCCCGGGCGCACGGGGGGATTCAACACGCCCAAGGCGGGCCAggcgagaaggagcgcgctcggcggcggcgagctgtGA
- a CDS encoding histone chaperone (Predicted homolog of yeast Pob3 and human SSRP1, two subunits comprising the FACT complex (Facilitates Chromatin Transcription); the FACT complex regulates important chromatin-related processes such as transcription, DNA replication and DNA repair) has translation MADEQTFGSVSLIAGGITSQGALRLGADKVEWKKAGGGRSVAIAKADVGEVTYSQIPGGVTLTVRSKGTAPAMRMKGFRGSDMATVKEAMKALYDVDVVKRDMQVIGRNWGQIEVDQAGAITFDVEGKRQFEISSKDVAAVAMPTKHEVMLEFHMDDAVMNASKDAMVEMSFYVPPTNKTWGVDGWGTDDHDPDDTGAKRLSDRLMEVCDVDTATGDAIAEFDSVSLVAPRGKVGIELFANHLRLNGNAVDFKIQHSSIQRLFLLPKPTNAQTYAILHLDPPIRKGQTFYPHIVAVFNANEELEVEPLMDAALKEKLGDAVEDSYDGPSSEVFIRLLKAVAGVKLTRQGTFASPAGGHAVKASNKAEVGHLYPLEKSFFYLPKPPMLLPYAEVTEIEFERHAGAGPTTQRTFDMAVSMRNGAVHQFHSIPKSEFQNLVSFLTAKKLKIVNVDAQARADAIIDGADSDSDRDHHAARLKAKVKKRELDEDGFGGSDSEEDEDFNAGSESDDGEPTDSSGSEGSESEEEARPKKKTKSKAKAKAKAKKDPNEPKRPLSAFMIFSKETRGDVLEKNPDFALGDVGKELGRRWREIDPELKKEFEAKAADAKVAYEAAMKEYKAGKKATVVDDDDEEEEEESDGGSD, from the coding sequence ATGGCTGACGAGCAGACCTTCGGGAGCGTTTCGCTCATCGCCGGTGGGATCACCTCGCAGGGTGCCCTGCGCTTGGGCGCCGACAAGGTTGAGTGGAAgaaggcgggcggcgggcggtccgtcgcgatcgccaaggctgacgtCGGGGAGGTGACCTACAGCCAGATCCCCGGCGGGGTCACGCTCACGGTCCGGTCCAAggggacggcgcccgcgatgcgTATGAAGGGCTTCCGCGGCTCCGACATGGCCACCGTCAAGGAGGCCATGAAGGCGCTgtacgacgtggacgtcgtcaAGCGCGATATGCAGGTCATCGGGCGCAACTGGGGGCAGATCGAGGTGGATCAGGCTGGCGCAATCAccttcgacgtcgagggtAAGCGCCAGTTCGAGATCTCCTccaaggacgtcgccgccgtcgcgatgccCACGAAGCACGAGGTCATGCTGGAGTTTCacatggacgacgccgtcatGAACGCCAGCAAGGACGCCATGGTCGAGATGTCCTTCTACGTCCCGCCCACGAACAAGACgtggggcgtcgacggatgGGGCACGGACGATCACGACCCGGACGACACCGGCGCCAAGCGCCTGTCCGACCGCCTGATGGAGGTGTGCGACGTGGacaccgccaccggcgacgccatcgcggagttCGACTCCgtctccctcgtcgcgccccgcggcaAGGTTGGCATCGAGCTCTTCGCCAACCACCTGCGGCTCAACGGCAACGCGGTGGACTTTAAGATCCAGCACTCGAGCATCCAGCGCCTCTTCCTGCTGCCCAAGCCCACGAACGCGCAGACGTACGCCATCCTCCACCTGGACCCGCCCATCCGCAAGGGCCAGACCTTCTACCCGCACATCGTCGCGGTGTTCAACGCcaacgaggagctcgaggtggAGCCGCTCATGGACGCGGCTCTCAAGgagaagctcggcgacgccgtggaggaTTCCTACGACGGTCCCTCGTCGGAGGTTTTCATCAGGCTGCTCAAGGCGGTGGCCGGGGTGAAGCTCACGCGGCAGGGCACTttcgcgtccccggcgggcgGGCACGCCGTCAAGGCGAGCAACAAGGCTGAGGTGGGCCACCTCTACCCGCTGGAGAAGTCCTTCTTCTACCTCCCCAAACCACCGATGCTCCTCCCGTACGCGGAGGTGACGGAGATTGAGTTTGAGAGgcacgcgggggcgggcccGACGACGCAGCGCACGTTCGACATGGCCGTCTCCATGCGCAACGGCGCCGTGCACCAGTTCCACTCCATCCCCAAGAGCGAGTTCCAGAACCTCGTCTCCTTCCTCACCGCCAAGAAGCTCAAGATTGTAAACGTCGACGCTCAGGCTCGGGCGGATGCCatcatcgacggcgccgacagcgacagcgatCGCGACCaccacgccgcgcggctcaaGGCTAAGGTCAAGAAGAGGGaactcgacgaggacggcttcggcgggagcgattccgaggaggacgaggacttTAACGCCGGTTCGGAGtctgacgacggcgagcccaCGGATTCTTCGGGCAGCGAGGGAAgcgagtccgaggaggaggctcggccgaagaagaagaccaaatcgaaggcgaaggcgaaggcgaaggcgaagaaggaccCGAACGAGCCGAAGCGCCCGCTGTCCGCGTTCATGATCTTCAGCAaggagacccgcggcgacgtgctggAGAAGAACCCCGACtttgcgctcggcgacgtgggcaAGGAGTTGggccggcgatggcgcgagATCGACCCCGAGCTGAAGAAGGAGTttgaggccaaggcggcggacgccaaggTGGCGTACGAGGCGGCCATGAAGGAGTACAAGGCGGGGAAGAAGGCGacggtggtggacgacgacgacgaggaggaggaggaggagagcgacGGCGGATCCGACTGA
- the SELT gene encoding selenoprotein T (DB hits are selenoprotein T and tblastn search with the known human SelT sequence hits at this location. There is an inframe Sec codon (UGA) that is supported by EST. The intron is EST supported) — MAEGSTGSPARGQSSAPPPPSGGLSTGFIVVAVLLAFAGADVFATFKGAEQHTDAVTSAPVDPHSLGGKYRGGFAHVRNAISQRFPECQVVGSNYPPSPVAVVGAKLVNVATWTTLALTHAGDSMVRAFGLAQAPDFVTNLQANKMGSTMGAWFLGNTLSQNMLNTGAFEVYYDGETIFSKIRSGRLPSMPEIMTGLEEAIDRRRELESAPAAAELPVP; from the exons ATGGCGGAGGGATCCACCGGCTCCCCCGCTCGCGGGcagagctcggcgccgccgccgccgtccggcGGGCTCTCCACCGggttcatcgtcgtcgccgtcctgcTCGCCTTCGCCG GCGCGGACGTGTTCGCCACGTTCAAGGGGGCCGAGCAGCacaccgacgccgtcacctccgcccccgtcgaCCCCCACTCGCTCGGCGGCAAG TACAGGGGCGGCTTTGCGCACGTCCGGAACGCCATCTCGCAACGCTTCCCGGAGTGCCAAGTCGTCGGATCCAACTACCCGccgtcccccgtcgcggtcgtggGCGCCAAGCTCGTCAACGTCGCCACGTGGACCACCCTCGCGTTGACGCACGCGGGCGACTCCATGGTTCGAGCGTTCGGGCTGGCGCAAGCGCCCGACTTTGTGACCAACCTGCAGGCGAACAAGATGGGGAGCACGATGGGCGCGTGGTTCCTGGGTAACACCCTGTCGCAGAACATGCTCAacaccggcgcgttcgaggtgtactacgacggcgagacgatCTTCTCCAAGATTCGCTCGGGCCGCCTGCCGTCGATGCCGGAGATCATGACCGGGCTGGAGGAAGCCATCGACCGGCGAAGGGAACTGGAgtccgcacccgccgccgccgagctgccCGTCCCCTAA
- a CDS encoding predicted protein encodes MTTSSLLRPEVGASGLFSRGIPGPSSAPRRGPVAVARLGTLGTRGCRGVSLRAVPLVRGRVAVGFTAPRAIASDKIPKRADDASTPSELEEKISSPDPGDAPKPPSAVIDVQSMTSTASNDDPEAASDGGGGSGGEGDGGSGGGGGGGDEGSGDDARGRRPGQPELPESMVALATWAVSQTKDWSAAADGGLRAAFGTLVGVNCITVMLVRAMRGRSERRRRQRDEAKKAALEAKNVAAHEEELAALSARRAAEKNAAKEDLAFEKEVGGAGTPNTSPAFPPARRDPTEVLNSMSRRPDDAAAAAAAAGAAPGTVPPASSSFGTIDGFDTDEAEDFFVRALESYDGVDALEGLPDVEAAAAAENGVQSRTSLPSPSPSPSSPPLAGEDVLAFAVIPDDARDPRVVAALGDVARAQAAAADAMLSASAATARAADATAAAQRLQRAIAAGASEEELNAIAAQAASAANGAVAVAGKVASTVGAKVPAGANVVGVGRAAKVAAGGIAAAAGAVARGVSIATPVVVDGARRYVPAAADAVGRGAKTVWDGDETPEGKRRPGLKTRASQFFAKFKRKTGADGGEDGGETAAPAV; translated from the coding sequence atgaccacgtcgtcgctccTTCGCCCCGAGGTTGGGGCCTCGGGTCTCTTTTCGCGGGGCATCCCCGgaccgtcgtcggcgccccgtcgggggcccgtcgcggtcgctcgcctcggcaccctcggcacccgcgggtgccgaggcgtctccctccgcgcggtgccgctcgttcgcggccgcgtcgccgtcgggttcaccgcgccgcgcgccatcgccagcGACAAGATCccgaagcgcgcggacgacgcctcTACGCcgtccgagctcgaggagaaaATATCGAGCCCCGAcccgggcgacgcccccAAGCCCCCCTCCGCGGTGATCGACGTCCAGTCCAtgacgtccaccgcctcgaACGACGACCCTGAGGCGGcatccgacggcggcggcggatccggcggcgaaggcgacgggggatccggcggcggcggcggcggcggcgacgagggttccggcgacgacgcgcgcgggcgacgccccgggCAGCCCGAGCTCCCGGAATCCAtggtcgcgctcgccacgtGGGCGGTGTCGCAGACGAAGGActggtccgccgccgcggacggcggcctccgcgccgcgttcggcaccctcgtcggcgtcaacTGCATCACCGTGATGCTCGTGCGGGCGATGCGCGGCCGCTCGGAGCGGAGGCGACGCCAGCGGGATGAAGCAAAGaaagccgcgctcgaggccaagaacgtcgcggcgcacgaggaggaactcgcggcgttgtccgcgcgtcgagccgcggagaagaacgccgccaaggaggaTCTCGCGTTTGAGAAGgaggtgggcggcgcgggaacgcccaacacgtcgccggcgttcccacccgcgcgccgcgacccgacCGAGGTGCTCAACTCGATGAGCCGTCGACCCgatgatgccgccgccgccgccgccgccgcgggcgccgccccgggcaccgtcccccccgcgtcgtcgtcgttcggaACTATTGACGGGTTCGACACCGACGAGGCTGAGGACTTTTTCGTGCGCGCGCTGGAGTCGtacgacggcgtggacgccctcgagggACTTCCCGACGTTGaagctgcggcggcggctgaaaACGGCGTCCAATCGCGAACCTCCctcccgtccccgtccccgtccccgtcctcgccgccgctcgcgggcgaggacgtgctcgcgttcgcggtgatccccgacgacgcgagggaccctcgggtcgtcgcggcgctcggcgacgtcgcgcgcgcgcaggcggcggctgccgacGCCATGCTtagcgcatccgccgccacGGCTCGAGcagccgacgcgacggcggcggcgcagcggCTGCAACgagccatcgccgcgggcgcgtccgaggaggagttgaacgccatcgcggcgcaggcggcgtcggcggcgaacggggcCGTGGCCGTGGCCGGGAAGGTGGCTTCGACCGTGGGAGCTAAAgtacccgcgggcgcgaacgtcgtcggcgtcggtcgagCCGCGAAGGTTGCGGCTggcggcatcgccgccgccgccggcgcggtggcccgCGGGGTGTCCATCGCGACCCCGGTGgtggtggacggcgcgcggcggtacgtgccggcggcggcggacgcggtcggacgcggcgcgaagacggtgtgggacggggacgagacACCCGAGGGGAAGAGGAGGCCGGGTTTGaagacgcgggcgtcgcagTTCTTTGCAAAGTTTAAGCGCAagaccggcgccgacggcggcgaggacggcggcgaaaccgccgcgccggccgtGTGA
- a CDS encoding predicted protein, whose translation MTLEATDPKAASRPSTATLEGIKEALTHTLVQKFSAKFADTSAQVRSIIADEVAGFMSLTGSVKDSDIESLEGRIRDRVLGAKSAARRYKGPVNDEWAEISAFVAEEGLRLESEKKAQIAAKKKAYQAELDAQVAAKAAKKEEAKRAVLAEKAEQEAQLEKWREEELAKLSKRAAATDRLLDDRRAQIEDLHARKAAQAAAKKQEEEDLRRALAAEFRKKTAKEEEEKRVKAIEIEALKRSNAETLRLRTEQEKADAELDLEYQRLYAEKLRKQEEAYLENIRKMKEKLDAQSVGEPVPSYKRYMPDDVIERNARNYDRLGEEREARDLARAEALAAETRRHLAEQVKWKQDKLDRERAAEAARHERFAHVVDVLEDVEKAEAEKTRNARVAHRLELEAQMRDNLTRKAVFPMTETEKSLNADMLARVREYKTLRASAGEH comes from the exons ATGACTCTCGAGGCCACGGACCCAAAG gccgcgtcccgcccgtccaccgccaccCTGGAGGGCATCAAGGAGGCGCTCACGCACACCCTGGTGCAGAAGTTTTCCGCCAAGTTCGCCGACACGTCGGCGCAGGTGCGGTCGatcatcgcggacgaggttGCTGGATTCATGTCCCTCACCGGGTCCGTGAAGGACTCCGACATCGAGTCGCTCGAGGGCAGGATCCGCGACCGCGTGCTGGGGGCCaagtccgccgcgcgcaggtaCAAAGGTCCGGTGAACGACGAGTGGGCCGAGATCTCCGCCTttgtcgccgaggagggctTAAGGCTCGAGTCCGAGAAGAAGGCTCAGATCGCGGCGAAAAAGAAGGCGTAccaggcggagctcgacgcgcaggTGGCCGCGAAGGCTGCGAAGAAAGAGGAGGCGAAGCGAGCGGTGTTGGCGGAGAAGGCCGAGCAGGAGGCGCAGCTCGAGAAgtggcgggaggaggagctcgccaagctctccaaacgggcggcggcgacggacaggctcctcgacgaccgccgcgcgcaaaTTGAGGATTTGCACGCTCgcaaggcggcgcaggcggcggcgaagaaacaggaggaggaggacctgaggcgcgcgctcgccgcggagttcCGCAAGaagacggcgaaggaggaggaggaaaaGCGCGTCAAGGCGATCGAgatcgaggcgctcaagcgGTCCAACGCGGAGACTCTTCGACTGCGAACGGAGCAGGAGAaagccgacgccgagctcgacctcGAGTACCAGCGCCTGTACGCCGAGAAGCTGCGGAAGCAGGAGGAGGCGTACCTCGAGAACATCCGCAAGATGAAGGAGAAGCTCGACGCCCAGTCCGTGGGCGAACCGGTTCCGAGTTACAAGCGGTACAtgcccgacgacgtcatcgagcgCAACGCGAGGAATTACGACAggctcggcgaggaacgcgaagCTCGGGACCTCGCCAGGGCCGaagccctcgccgccgagacccgGCGGCACCTCGCGGAGCAGGTCAAGTGGAAGCAGGACAAGCtggaccgcgagcgcgccgcggaagcGGCCAGGCACGAGCGcttcgcgcacgtcgtcgacgtcctcgaggatgtcgaaaaggcggaggctgagaagaCGCGAaacgcgagggtggcgcaTCGGTTGGAGCTGGAGGCTCAGATGCGGGACAACCTGACGCGCAAGGCTGTGTTCCCGATGACGGAGACGGAGAAGTCGCTCAACGCGGACATGCTGGCGAGGGTGCGGGAGTACAAGACGCTCAGGGCCTCCGCCGGCGAGCACTGA
- a CDS encoding predicted protein — MPPVASAASAPRVAARPSALRRDHPRSRTTATTKPRASSAEEGVRASPSVSQIPDFASATAVVWDVDGTLADTTDLGFASTNAVLLEASLPTITLEQYLRGTRYATPQRLAWHATGDIEHPSGEALGAAFDAHYIALVDDRTAGFFPGIRNLVRRIASGGTAGGGGTAGGKSQAVLSNACGEYARKVCEANGTIDAMAAVVGADEVPDVKPSPLGLLSLCERLGWDPATCVYVGDSPSDGVAAKGAGMMSVGCTWGSHDADAQAGRFDALVDTVQELEALLLPGR; from the coding sequence atgccccccgtcgcgtcggcagcgtccgcgccgcgcgtcgccgcgcgtccatccgctctccgccgcgatcacCCTCGATCgaggacgaccgcgacgacgaagccgcgcgcgtcgtccgcggaggagggcgttcgcgcctcgccctccgTCTCCCAAATCCCGGacttcgcctcggcgacggccgtcgtctgggacgtcgacggcaccctcgccgaCACCACCGACCTCGGCTTCGCGTCCACCAACGCGGTGCTTCTCGAGGCGTCGCTCCCGACGATCACGCTGGAGCAGTACCTCCGCGGCACCCGATACGCCACCCCTCAGCGACTCGCGTGGCACGCCACGGGCGACATCGAACACCCGAGCGGTGAGGCCCTCGgagccgcgttcgacgcgcacTACATCGCCCTCGTGGACGACAGAACGGCGGGGTTCTTCCCCGGGATCCGAAACCTCGTCCGCAGGATAGCGTCCGGCggcacagccggcggcggcggcacggcTGGCGGCAAATCCCAGGCGGTGCTCTCCAACGCGTGCGGCGAGTACGCGCGTAAGGTGTGCGAGGCGAACGGGAcgatcgacgcgatggccgcggtggtgggcgcggacgaggtccCCGACGTCAAGCCCTCGCCGTTAGGGTTGTTGAGCCTGTGCGAACGCCTCGGATGGGATCCCGCGACGTGCGTGTACGTGGGGGACTCGCcgagcgacggcgtggcCGCGAAAGGCGCGGGGATGATGAGCGTCGGGTGCACGTGGGGCTcgcacgacgcggacgcgcaggcgggacgcttcgacgcgctcgtggacaccgtgcaggagctcgaggcgctgtTGCTTCCTGGGAGGTAG
- a CDS encoding predicted protein, producing the protein MSAGELENEAAAAADAAPSTEIDSGGSGKFKLYTKTGDLGSSCLFNMERRDKDDDVFEALGDVDELGVCVGIARTFAEEHVTPDGEMLARLLEIQSRLLDVGSAVATPLQSSSTAEWKARRVEFAEEHITRLEGWIDEYDESLPPLTTFILPSGGKTAVHLHQARTVCRRAERRVVPLVRDGDCDQAVGRYLNRLSDFLYAAARYAAHREGHEELPYKKAA; encoded by the coding sequence ATGAGCGCGGGAGAGCTCGAgaacgaggcggccgcggccgcggacgccgctcCGTCCACCGAGATCGACTCGGGCGGCTCGGGCAAGTTCAAGCTCTACACCAAGACCGGGGATCTGGGTTCGTCGTGCCTGTTCAACATGGAGCGACGAgacaaggacgacgacgtgttcgaggctctcggcgacgtcgacgagctcggcgtgtgCGTCGGCATCGCCCGCACGTTCGCGGAGGAGCACGTGACGCCCGACGGCGAGATGCTGGCGCGGCTGCTGGAGATCCAGTCCAGATTGCTGGACGTGggcagcgcggtggcgacgccgctgcaatcgtcgtcgacggcggagtGGAAGGCGAGGCGGGTGGAGTTCGCGGAGGAGCACATCACTCGGCTCGAGGGTTGGATCGACGAGTACGACGAATCGCTGCCCCCGCTGACCACCTTCATACTGCCCTCGGGGGGTAAGACGGCGGTGCACCTGCATCAGGCGAGGACCGTGTGTCGAAGGGCGGAGCGGCGGGTGGTGCccctcgtgcgcgacggggactGCGACCAGGCGGTGGGGCGGTACCTCAACAGGCTGAGCGATTTtctgtacgcggcggcgaggtacgcggcGCATCGGGAGGGACACGAGGAGCTCCCGTACAAGAAGGCGGCGTGA
- a CDS encoding predicted protein, translating to MSTVSSALSARRAVAAPVAARAPVVAAPAQRGSLVVVAASKKKDVRLTITLECTEQKESGVAGMSRYMTQKNRRNTSQRLELMKYNPYLRKHTLHRELKK from the exons ATGTCCACCGTGtcctccgcgctctccgcgcgtcgcgccgtggccgcccccgtggccgcccgcgcgcccgtggtCGCGGCTCCCGCTCAGCGCGGCTCGCTCGTGGTCGTGGCGGCctccaagaagaaggacgtcCGCCTGACCATCACCCTCGAGTGCACCGAGCAGAAGGagtccggcgtcgccggcatGTCCCGCTACATGACCCAGAAG AACCGCCGCAACACCtcccagcgcctcgagctcatGAAGTACAACCCGTACCTCCGCAAGCACaccctccaccgcgagctcAAGAAGTAA
- a CDS encoding predicted protein, with product MAAKIAGYIKLAIEAGKANPAPPIGPALGAKGVNIMMFCKEYNARTQDQAGMIIPVEITVFEDKSFTFVLKTPPAAVLIKKAAGISKGAAKGVGEKVGSITRDQLEEIAKTKLPDLNADKIESAMRIVAGTAHNMGVTIEGWDIEESKAGFREEKAAIWGLKPEQLTKA from the exons ATGGCGGCGAAGATCGCGGGCTACATCAAGCTCGCCATCGAGGCGGGCAAGGCGAACCCCGCCCCTCCCATCGGTCCGGCGCTTGGTGCCAAG GGTGTGAACATCATGATGTTCTGCAAGGAGTACAACGCCAGGACCCAGGATCAGGCGGGCATGATCATCCCCGTCGAGATCACCGTCTttgag GACAAGTCCTTCACCTTCGTCCTCAAgacccctcccgccgccgtcctcatCAAGAAGGCTGCGGGCATCTCCAAGGGCGCCGCCAAGGGTGTCGGCGAGAAGGTCGGCTCCATCACCCGCGATCAGCTCGAGGAGATTGCCAAGACCAAGCTCCCCGACCTCAACGCCGACAAGATTGAGTCCGCCATGCGCATCGTCGCTGGCACCGCCCACAACATGGGCGTGACCATCGAAGGCTGGGATATCGAGGAGTCCAAGGCTGGCTTccgcgaggagaaggcggccaTCTGGGGCTTGAAGCCCGAGCAGCTCACGAAGGCCTAA